One Desulfatitalea tepidiphila genomic region harbors:
- a CDS encoding NAD(P)-binding protein, translated as MSDNKCPVNDTLTRLQQASEGIELQHPRSRRIVSQMATLVRDVATGSAGDEHLPALDALVEELAGFAPDPAGVALGRELRDVLAAHREVFDSHVKTHICASGRCDVLTPAPCQMACPAGIDVPTYVALIGEGRDAEAIEVIRRDNPFPWVCGLVCTRPCEFMCVRGRIDTPISIKSLKAFAAERALSQGYYVNPKPAAPKNRKVCVIGAGPGGMSAAYYLAMMGYTVRVIEALPVAGGMMMVGIPRYRLPREVIDREVAMIEDLGVTFDFNTRFGRDVTLQSLRDEGFEAFFISIGAHDSFKLGIPGENDFPQALQAIDFLKNVALGDRRLPGKRVVVIGGGNVAIDAARTSLRLGCAEVTLAYRRTRDEMPADIEEIEQAEEEGVEFAFLTVPVSLTGGDGRLSGVQCLRAELVELPGAKRKSPRPVEGSEFIMPADAVISAIGQRVDQKGLEELKELTWTRRDTIQVHSATMSTDMPGVFAAGDAVTGPATVVEAIGGGKRAAQAIDRYLNHIPQPNMPPVPVRRQRVGWTEVPAATKMALKRPHLPLLNMDRRRTTFQQVELGLSENMVREEARRCLRCDICRRCGLCVSICRDKMGIDALQLGYFDFDHPVVTDFRKTQERCILCGACATNCPNNAMQMDDRNGERILHLCGTILNRQPLLYCEVCGATLGPARYRDYVLKRTQGISPPTDGHNICAACARKANALGAHRTMPID; from the coding sequence ATGTCCGACAATAAGTGCCCCGTGAACGACACCTTGACGCGCCTGCAGCAGGCTTCGGAAGGCATCGAACTGCAGCACCCCCGCAGTCGGCGGATCGTGAGCCAGATGGCGACCCTGGTTCGGGATGTGGCCACCGGCAGCGCCGGCGACGAACACCTGCCGGCCCTCGACGCCCTGGTCGAAGAGCTCGCCGGCTTCGCCCCCGATCCGGCCGGCGTGGCCCTGGGTCGGGAGCTGCGAGACGTCCTGGCGGCCCATCGCGAAGTCTTCGACAGCCATGTGAAGACCCATATCTGCGCTTCGGGACGCTGTGACGTGCTGACACCGGCGCCGTGCCAGATGGCCTGCCCGGCCGGCATCGACGTACCGACCTACGTCGCCCTGATCGGCGAGGGGCGGGATGCCGAAGCCATCGAGGTGATCCGCCGCGACAATCCTTTCCCATGGGTGTGCGGGCTTGTCTGCACCCGGCCGTGCGAGTTCATGTGTGTACGCGGCCGTATCGACACGCCCATTTCCATCAAAAGCCTCAAGGCATTTGCCGCCGAACGCGCCCTCTCCCAGGGGTATTACGTCAATCCCAAGCCGGCCGCGCCCAAAAACCGCAAGGTGTGCGTGATCGGCGCGGGACCCGGCGGCATGAGCGCGGCTTACTACCTGGCCATGATGGGTTACACGGTACGGGTCATCGAGGCCCTGCCCGTGGCCGGCGGCATGATGATGGTGGGCATACCCCGCTACCGCCTGCCCCGCGAGGTGATCGATCGTGAAGTGGCCATGATCGAAGATCTGGGCGTTACCTTCGACTTCAATACCCGTTTCGGCCGGGACGTCACCCTGCAATCCCTTCGCGACGAGGGATTCGAAGCCTTTTTTATCTCCATCGGCGCCCATGACTCCTTCAAACTGGGCATTCCCGGGGAGAATGATTTCCCCCAGGCCCTGCAGGCCATCGATTTTCTGAAAAATGTGGCCCTCGGTGACCGGCGCCTGCCCGGCAAGCGCGTGGTGGTCATCGGCGGCGGCAATGTGGCCATCGACGCGGCCCGCACCAGTCTGAGACTGGGCTGCGCGGAGGTCACCCTGGCCTATCGCCGCACCCGTGACGAAATGCCGGCCGACATCGAAGAGATCGAGCAGGCCGAGGAGGAAGGGGTCGAATTCGCCTTTCTGACCGTTCCCGTCTCCCTGACAGGCGGCGACGGCCGCCTGAGCGGGGTTCAATGCCTGCGCGCCGAGCTGGTGGAGCTGCCCGGTGCCAAACGCAAATCCCCCCGGCCCGTGGAAGGCAGCGAGTTCATCATGCCCGCCGACGCGGTGATCAGCGCCATCGGCCAGCGCGTCGATCAAAAGGGGTTGGAAGAGCTCAAGGAGTTGACCTGGACCCGGCGCGACACCATCCAGGTACACAGCGCCACCATGTCCACCGACATGCCCGGCGTATTTGCCGCAGGCGACGCGGTCACCGGCCCGGCCACGGTGGTCGAGGCCATCGGCGGCGGAAAACGCGCTGCCCAGGCCATCGATCGTTATCTCAACCATATTCCCCAGCCCAACATGCCTCCCGTGCCGGTGCGGCGACAGCGGGTGGGGTGGACCGAGGTGCCGGCCGCAACGAAAATGGCTCTCAAGAGGCCGCACCTGCCCCTGCTCAACATGGATCGGCGCCGCACCACCTTTCAACAGGTGGAGCTGGGCCTTTCGGAAAACATGGTGCGAGAAGAAGCCCGGCGTTGCCTGCGCTGCGACATCTGCCGCCGCTGCGGGCTGTGCGTCAGCATCTGCCGGGACAAAATGGGGATCGATGCCTTGCAGTTGGGCTATTTCGACTTCGATCATCCGGTGGTCACGGATTTCCGCAAGACCCAGGAGCGCTGCATCCTGTGCGGGGCCTGCGCCACCAACTGTCCTAACAACGCCATGCAGATGGACGACCGCAACGGCGAACGGATCCTGCACCTGTGCGGCACGATACTGAATCGGCAGCCGTTGCTCTATTGCGAGGTGTGTGGGGCGACCCTCGGGCCGGCACGCTACCGCGATTATGTTCTCAAACGCACCCAAGGCATTTCGCCGCCCACCGATGGTCACAACATCTGTGCAGCATGCGCGCGAAAAGCCAATGCGCTGGGCGCGCACCGAACCATGCCGATTGATTGA
- a CDS encoding 4Fe-4S dicluster domain-containing protein yields the protein MSDYQLFQDTRKCIGCLACEVACKANKDLPVGPKPCHVVQVGPKFIGNLPRASYIFMPCYHCEKPWCVDACPTGAMQKRAKDGIVFVQADLCVGCKACIRACPWGAPQWNKETKKVVKCDYCMDRIDQGLDPACVTVCITHCLSFGKADAMPEIRRERHARAIASLDHSAFSGISNI from the coding sequence ATGAGTGACTACCAGCTCTTTCAAGATACCCGCAAATGCATCGGCTGCCTCGCCTGCGAGGTGGCCTGCAAAGCCAATAAAGACCTGCCGGTCGGCCCCAAGCCGTGCCATGTGGTGCAGGTCGGCCCCAAATTCATCGGCAACCTGCCGCGGGCTTCCTATATTTTCATGCCCTGCTACCATTGTGAAAAACCCTGGTGCGTGGACGCCTGCCCTACCGGTGCCATGCAAAAGCGCGCCAAGGACGGCATCGTTTTCGTGCAGGCCGACCTGTGCGTGGGATGCAAGGCGTGCATCCGGGCCTGCCCCTGGGGTGCCCCGCAATGGAACAAGGAGACCAAAAAGGTGGTCAAGTGCGACTACTGCATGGACCGCATCGACCAGGGCCTCGACCCGGCCTGCGTCACGGTCTGCATCACCCATTGTCTGAGCTTCGGCAAGGCCGATGCCATGCCGGAAATCCGCAGGGAACGCCATGCCCGGGCCATCGCATCGCTCGACCACAGCGCCTTTTCAGGTATCAGCAATATTTAG
- a CDS encoding protein kinase domain-containing protein, with product MSATNDILFINQDERFRASMIPSLQAAGYTVHAATAMRNALSILATHQVGLIVCDKALDDIGGLEFLGFIKKDPLRENIPVMFLVPLKDQGRPLKLFELGAVDYLVYPLDSDMLIGRIGEAFRSPSRTPSAEKPETVPSGPIGETAPAEPLAATPVDISTIGVEVSRDGLLWMPGNIRGFTDQSISIQTSLFGKKGVSLMIRFKQPEGVFVVNGRIDTIVFDDFQKPADIDILVEQDDSWRRTYHWLTHGGDAAPDAAPPGEISEPAPVQGASEIEATIALFLEEDDANEISGEQLQQKAAKKKQSYDIRFYHSIIGKQLDNYRVITLIGAGSMGGVLQGWDVALEREVALKIISFELSSKEEFRELFVKEARVISKLNHPNIAQIYNIGCSSDILYYAMEFVDGITLKDVIARYRKLSLQKGLAVLITVCKALEVVYQNSIVHRDIKPANIMITHSGAIKLVDFGVAHSRDFKPSGKHRIMGTPLYMSPEQIAGLTLDHRSDMYSLGATFYHVLCGAPPFNAKEINDVLDQHLNASIPPLWKRDPKIPSQLSDVIDKMMAKDPNDRYQSFKAVADEISGLRTKATPNKT from the coding sequence ATGAGTGCCACCAACGATATCCTTTTCATCAATCAAGACGAGCGCTTCCGGGCAAGTATGATCCCGTCGCTGCAGGCCGCGGGATACACCGTGCATGCGGCCACCGCCATGAGAAATGCTTTGTCGATCCTGGCAACCCATCAGGTCGGGCTGATCGTCTGCGACAAGGCCCTGGACGATATCGGCGGTTTGGAGTTTCTCGGTTTCATCAAAAAGGACCCGCTCCGGGAAAACATACCCGTCATGTTCCTGGTGCCGTTGAAGGATCAGGGGCGGCCGCTCAAACTGTTTGAACTCGGTGCCGTCGATTACCTCGTCTATCCGCTGGATTCGGATATGCTGATCGGCCGGATCGGGGAGGCGTTTCGATCGCCGTCCCGAACCCCTTCGGCCGAAAAGCCGGAGACCGTGCCCTCGGGTCCGATCGGCGAAACCGCCCCGGCCGAACCGCTGGCAGCGACGCCGGTCGACATCTCCACCATCGGCGTGGAGGTCTCCAGAGACGGCCTCCTCTGGATGCCGGGCAACATAAGAGGCTTCACCGACCAGAGCATCTCGATCCAGACCTCCCTCTTCGGGAAGAAGGGGGTCTCGCTGATGATCCGCTTCAAGCAGCCCGAAGGGGTGTTTGTGGTCAACGGGCGCATCGACACGATCGTCTTCGATGATTTTCAGAAACCGGCGGACATCGATATCCTGGTCGAACAAGACGACTCCTGGCGGCGCACGTACCATTGGCTGACGCATGGCGGCGATGCTGCGCCCGACGCCGCACCTCCCGGTGAAATTAGCGAACCCGCGCCGGTTCAAGGCGCTTCCGAGATCGAAGCCACCATTGCGCTTTTCCTCGAGGAAGACGATGCCAACGAGATCAGCGGAGAACAGCTGCAACAAAAGGCGGCCAAAAAGAAACAATCTTATGACATCCGATTCTATCACAGCATCATCGGAAAACAGCTGGACAACTACCGTGTCATCACGCTGATCGGCGCCGGAAGCATGGGTGGTGTCCTGCAAGGATGGGATGTGGCCCTGGAAAGAGAGGTGGCGCTCAAGATCATTTCGTTTGAATTGTCGTCCAAAGAAGAGTTCCGCGAATTGTTCGTCAAGGAAGCGCGGGTGATCTCCAAACTCAATCATCCGAACATCGCGCAGATATACAATATCGGTTGCAGCAGCGACATTCTCTACTATGCCATGGAGTTCGTCGATGGCATCACCCTCAAGGATGTGATCGCCAGGTACCGTAAACTCAGCCTTCAGAAGGGGCTGGCGGTCCTGATCACCGTCTGCAAGGCCCTGGAAGTGGTGTATCAAAACAGCATCGTGCACCGGGACATCAAACCTGCGAACATCATGATCACCCATTCGGGGGCCATCAAACTCGTCGATTTCGGGGTAGCTCACAGCAGAGACTTCAAACCGTCGGGCAAGCATCGTATCATGGGAACCCCCCTTTACATGTCTCCGGAACAGATCGCCGGGTTGACCCTGGACCATCGCAGCGACATGTACTCCCTGGGCGCCACCTTCTACCATGTCCTTTGCGGCGCACCGCCATTCAATGCCAAGGAGATCAATGACGTGCTGGATCAGCATCTCAATGCTTCGATTCCGCCGCTGTGGAAAAGAGATCCCAAGATTCCATCCCAACTGAGCGACGTCATAGATAAAATGATGGCAAAAGATCCCAATGACCGGTATCAAAGCTTCAAGGCGGTTGCCGACGAGATCTCGGGGTTGCGCACCAAGGCGACCCCCAACAAAACTTGA
- a CDS encoding two-component system sensor histidine kinase NtrB has protein sequence MAHGELLYLNQNLENLVAERTEALTQSEQKYRQIFEGSKDMILVTRKEGTILDINPSGKKMLGWENAHDDAGPRSFQDYFCDPGQWGKIAVTVLRQGFISNTEVDLKMAAEGRRRVLLSGGLAEGYTGEEGILHFLVKDIEQQHLMREQMAQADKLASIGELSSGIAHEINNPLGIILGYTQLMLRNEPKGSDREADLKTIEKQVRYCKSIVEDLLNFARTSAPKKELCDVHAVIDEVIHFIRQHAKLDGIDIRANYDSRIGPLLIDQKKISQVLINLLMNAIYAVGRQGEISITTEVNGSNQKACIRVHDTGQGIQAKDLARIFDPFFTTKPTGQGTGLGLSVSYGIIKNHGGSIRVESTPGQGATFTIELPIPAGFNGR, from the coding sequence GTGGCCCATGGGGAACTGCTCTATTTGAATCAGAACCTGGAGAACCTGGTGGCCGAACGCACCGAGGCGCTCACCCAATCCGAACAAAAATACCGGCAGATCTTCGAAGGGTCCAAGGACATGATTCTGGTCACCCGCAAGGAGGGCACGATCCTGGATATCAACCCTTCGGGTAAAAAGATGCTCGGATGGGAGAATGCTCATGACGACGCCGGCCCCCGGTCGTTTCAGGACTATTTCTGCGATCCTGGCCAATGGGGAAAGATTGCCGTGACGGTCCTCCGCCAGGGATTCATCTCCAACACGGAGGTGGATTTGAAGATGGCCGCCGAAGGGCGCCGGAGGGTACTGCTCAGCGGCGGGCTGGCCGAAGGGTATACGGGCGAGGAGGGGATCCTCCATTTTCTGGTCAAGGACATCGAGCAGCAGCACCTGATGCGCGAGCAGATGGCCCAGGCCGACAAGCTGGCTTCCATCGGCGAATTGTCATCGGGTATCGCCCACGAGATCAACAATCCCCTGGGCATCATTCTCGGTTATACCCAGCTGATGCTCCGCAACGAACCCAAGGGGTCGGACCGCGAAGCGGATCTGAAGACCATCGAAAAGCAGGTCCGCTACTGCAAATCCATCGTGGAAGATCTGCTCAATTTCGCGCGCACCTCGGCCCCCAAGAAGGAGTTGTGCGATGTCCACGCGGTCATCGATGAGGTGATCCACTTCATCCGGCAGCATGCCAAGCTGGATGGCATCGATATCCGGGCCAATTACGACAGCAGGATCGGGCCGCTGCTCATCGACCAGAAAAAAATTTCCCAGGTGCTGATAAACTTGCTGATGAACGCCATCTATGCGGTCGGCCGCCAGGGGGAGATTTCGATCACCACCGAGGTGAACGGGAGTAATCAGAAGGCCTGTATCCGTGTGCACGATACGGGGCAGGGCATTCAGGCCAAGGATTTGGCCCGCATCTTCGACCCGTTTTTCACCACCAAACCCACCGGACAGGGAACGGGACTGGGATTGTCGGTCAGCTATGGAATCATTAAAAATCATGGCGGTAGTATCCGGGTGGAGAGCACGCCCGGGCAAGGCGCTACGTTCACCATCGAGCTGCCCATTCCCGCCGGTTTTAACGGGAGATAA
- a CDS encoding sulfite exporter TauE/SafE family protein yields MNRSVKTCFSILLLAAMLVAPLFLADTAAAANLEEAIAQAPKGTESGQIDPNAATGYLGIPGGIQVNLVLAFFWAIWVGWVFSTVGAFGGIMAGVGHISIFGLGAYAKTFKDSAPTLNKFITDSIRVSNQWLVGLSAAVSSMNYAKQKRLIAPLGLFLGFGSLLAAFLVVYTTMGKVKFSQYQGWFGLIVFIIGGFMVYEMTPKGQSSKKRAKDAAKAFEATIKQKGDITGQGVKTTHFSLAKTEISFFGQTFTFSPVWAFVGGFFISAISSFIGVGGGFLYVPFLTSVVGLPMFVAAGTSALAVLISMILSIINFMIKGVTVYWIMIGVELVGIFIGSMIGPRTGKYIPEKGLKWFFIVLACYVGLDYTLRGFFNYRIFG; encoded by the coding sequence ATGAATCGAAGCGTCAAGACCTGTTTTTCCATTTTGTTGTTAGCTGCCATGCTCGTCGCACCCCTGTTTCTGGCGGATACTGCTGCTGCCGCCAACCTCGAAGAGGCCATTGCTCAGGCCCCCAAGGGGACAGAATCGGGGCAGATCGATCCCAATGCAGCCACGGGTTACCTGGGGATTCCCGGTGGGATCCAGGTTAACCTGGTGCTGGCCTTTTTCTGGGCCATATGGGTCGGTTGGGTCTTTTCCACCGTTGGCGCCTTCGGCGGCATCATGGCCGGTGTGGGCCACATCTCGATCTTCGGGTTGGGTGCCTATGCCAAGACCTTTAAGGACAGCGCCCCCACCCTCAACAAGTTCATCACTGACAGCATCCGCGTCTCCAACCAGTGGCTGGTGGGCTTGTCGGCGGCTGTTTCCAGTATGAACTATGCCAAGCAGAAACGCCTGATCGCCCCCTTGGGCCTTTTCCTGGGGTTCGGCTCCCTGCTGGCCGCTTTCCTGGTCGTCTACACGACCATGGGCAAGGTGAAGTTTTCCCAGTACCAGGGGTGGTTCGGTCTGATCGTGTTCATCATCGGCGGGTTCATGGTCTATGAAATGACCCCCAAAGGCCAGTCTTCGAAGAAACGGGCCAAGGATGCGGCCAAGGCGTTCGAGGCGACCATCAAACAAAAAGGCGACATTACCGGCCAGGGGGTCAAGACCACCCATTTCAGCCTGGCCAAGACCGAGATTTCCTTCTTCGGCCAGACCTTTACCTTCAGCCCCGTATGGGCCTTTGTGGGCGGTTTTTTCATCAGCGCCATCTCCTCGTTCATCGGCGTGGGCGGCGGATTCTTGTATGTGCCCTTTTTGACCAGCGTCGTCGGTCTGCCCATGTTCGTGGCCGCCGGTACATCGGCCCTGGCGGTGTTGATCAGCATGATTCTGTCCATCATCAACTTCATGATCAAGGGCGTCACCGTTTACTGGATCATGATCGGTGTGGAGTTGGTGGGCATCTTCATCGGGTCGATGATCGGACCGCGCACCGGCAAATACATCCCGGAAAAAGGCCTCAAGTGGTTTTTCATCGTCCTGGCCTGCTATGTGGGTCTGGACTACACCCTGCGTGGCTTTTTCAATTACCGAATCTTCGGTTAG
- a CDS encoding response regulator: MKALVVDDSLVVRTIIQNAVKPIGYEVLQACNGKEALDLLATHGPSVDLVLLDWNMPVQDGYETIKQIKANDAYNHLCILMISTESEDDKVDQALSAGANGYLAKPFSEEELAAKIKTTLAAFKSK; this comes from the coding sequence ATGAAAGCGCTTGTGGTCGATGATTCACTGGTCGTTCGAACAATCATCCAAAACGCCGTTAAACCGATTGGATACGAGGTTCTCCAGGCCTGTAACGGCAAAGAGGCACTGGACCTGCTGGCCACCCACGGCCCTTCGGTCGACCTCGTGCTGCTCGACTGGAACATGCCGGTACAAGACGGCTATGAAACCATCAAACAAATCAAGGCCAACGATGCCTATAACCATTTATGCATTTTAATGATTTCCACGGAATCGGAAGACGATAAGGTGGACCAGGCCCTTTCGGCGGGCGCCAATGGTTACCTCGCCAAACCCTTCAGCGAGGAGGAGTTGGCGGCCAAGATCAAGACCACTCTTGCCGCGTTCAAATCCAAATAG
- a CDS encoding chemotaxis protein CheX: MKNILLVDCNAEVTRTVASLLSDTCKISNRAFGDDFAPGSAGMIILDAQGGIDTPADKISRIRKACAFRAIPIIVIKDGDDLATIERLLSAGATEVLSLDAPAAACRQILQGHLIPNRTPLEKEMAYLTPFIENTVTVLKKMAFVDATFREVYFSDVLRTYGDISGIIGLSGTSEGTVAVTFYWDLARKVIANMMKVTEDKINAEYIHDGAGELINMISGSTKKQFKGTPFHFDLSLPTVVVGSGHQLGHPEGSSIAVLIFDVGEQSFVLQVCLKPKKETKEQAGSVETEAQ; the protein is encoded by the coding sequence ATGAAGAACATACTTTTAGTCGATTGCAACGCCGAGGTCACGAGAACCGTTGCAAGCCTGTTATCGGACACCTGTAAAATTTCCAATCGGGCCTTTGGCGACGACTTCGCACCCGGCAGTGCCGGCATGATCATCTTGGATGCCCAGGGAGGCATCGATACGCCCGCCGACAAAATATCCAGAATCAGAAAAGCTTGCGCCTTCAGGGCGATCCCGATCATTGTCATTAAAGACGGCGACGACCTGGCGACCATCGAACGCTTGCTCAGCGCCGGCGCCACCGAAGTGCTGTCGCTGGATGCCCCCGCAGCCGCCTGCCGGCAAATTCTCCAGGGCCACTTGATTCCGAACCGGACACCCCTCGAAAAGGAGATGGCCTATTTGACCCCCTTCATCGAGAACACGGTGACCGTTCTGAAAAAGATGGCCTTTGTCGATGCCACCTTCCGCGAAGTCTACTTTTCCGATGTGTTGCGCACCTATGGCGACATATCCGGGATCATCGGTCTGTCCGGCACTTCGGAAGGCACGGTGGCCGTCACTTTCTACTGGGATCTGGCCCGCAAGGTGATCGCCAACATGATGAAAGTGACCGAGGACAAGATCAACGCCGAATACATTCACGATGGTGCCGGTGAATTGATCAACATGATCAGCGGCAGCACGAAAAAACAGTTCAAGGGAACGCCGTTTCACTTCGACCTCTCCCTGCCCACGGTGGTGGTGGGTTCCGGCCACCAGTTGGGGCACCCCGAAGGATCGAGCATCGCCGTTCTCATTTTCGATGTCGGTGAGCAGTCGTTCGTTCTACAAGTGTGCCTGAAACCCAAAAAGGAAACCAAAGAGCAGGCCGGATCCGTTGAGACCGAGGCGCAGTAG
- a CDS encoding molybdopterin-dependent oxidoreductase — MEKTVYSLCFMCSVRCPIQVRVAHGQVKWVQGNPHVAGIEGSLCPKGAAGKALLYDEQRLQTPLIRDGERGSGKWRSASWQEALDYIADRLRSTIDTYGGKSVALIERTNLSTHVSKTFLKAIGSPNHLTHDALCKGSVNTACRSLFGYNDAQVGLQYDKTKHIVLYGRNIFEAVAVKEVKSLIGAMDKGAKMTYIDPRVTVTATKAHRYWMIRPGTDLALNYALIHIILKERLYDAPFVDRWVEGLVDLKEFVQAYTPEWAEAETGIPADEMVTFAREISRDKPAVIFHYGYRGAHHEEEIYLRRSILMLNALMGSIEAPGGFFFKKGPGEAGGKPARKLTDQDLPKVSAPRADLVGSKEFPLPDPAHGVPQTLIDAILTEKPYPVKALIINRFDALKSIPDTNQTKKAFEKLDLIVSIDVNFSDSAWYSDVVLPESTYFERTDCIQQANGLKPQMFLREQAISPMFDTRESAVILKQLADRLGVGQYFPYENMDELVQWQLEGTGFTRNDFQSKGFVAYCKDPIFWDRKDGLKLKTPSGKIEFKSSLLEKAGYPSFLPYEPVNRPEGDQFRLVVGRVAAHTHVSTQNNPYLLELFPENTLWINAKRATALGIADGQPVEVASRRGNGTIRAYVTEMIHPDTVFMVHGFGHEARRAERCYNKGVSDSVLQESITDRVGGSPALHDTFVTVKKAAA, encoded by the coding sequence GTGGAAAAAACAGTTTATTCTTTGTGTTTTATGTGTTCCGTACGCTGCCCGATCCAGGTTCGCGTGGCCCATGGACAGGTCAAATGGGTTCAGGGCAATCCTCATGTGGCCGGTATCGAGGGCAGTCTCTGCCCTAAAGGTGCCGCTGGAAAGGCGTTGCTGTACGACGAGCAACGGCTTCAGACCCCTCTGATTCGCGACGGCGAGCGGGGCTCCGGTAAATGGCGCAGCGCCAGCTGGCAAGAGGCCCTCGACTACATCGCCGACCGACTGCGCAGTACCATCGACACCTATGGCGGCAAAAGCGTGGCCCTTATCGAAAGGACGAATCTCTCGACCCATGTATCCAAGACGTTTTTGAAGGCGATCGGGTCGCCCAACCATCTGACCCATGACGCTTTGTGCAAGGGTTCGGTCAACACCGCCTGCAGGAGCCTTTTCGGCTACAATGATGCCCAGGTCGGGCTGCAATATGACAAGACCAAACATATCGTTCTCTACGGCCGCAACATCTTCGAGGCCGTGGCGGTCAAGGAGGTCAAAAGCCTGATCGGCGCCATGGACAAAGGTGCCAAGATGACCTACATCGACCCGCGCGTCACGGTCACCGCTACCAAGGCCCATCGCTACTGGATGATCCGGCCGGGAACGGACCTGGCCCTCAACTATGCGTTGATTCACATCATTCTCAAGGAGCGGCTCTATGACGCGCCTTTCGTCGACCGTTGGGTGGAAGGACTGGTGGACCTCAAGGAGTTCGTCCAGGCCTACACGCCTGAATGGGCCGAGGCCGAAACCGGTATCCCGGCCGATGAGATGGTCACCTTTGCCCGCGAAATCAGCCGCGACAAACCGGCGGTGATCTTTCACTACGGCTACCGCGGCGCCCACCACGAGGAGGAAATTTACCTGCGTCGTTCCATCCTGATGCTCAATGCACTCATGGGATCCATCGAGGCGCCCGGCGGTTTCTTCTTCAAAAAAGGTCCCGGCGAAGCAGGCGGCAAACCGGCCCGCAAGCTCACCGACCAGGATCTACCCAAGGTTTCCGCCCCCCGCGCCGACCTGGTGGGCAGCAAGGAATTCCCCCTGCCCGATCCGGCTCATGGCGTTCCCCAGACCCTCATCGACGCCATTCTCACCGAGAAGCCCTATCCGGTCAAAGCGCTGATCATCAATCGCTTCGATGCGCTCAAATCCATCCCGGATACCAACCAGACCAAGAAGGCGTTTGAGAAATTGGACCTGATCGTGAGCATCGACGTCAATTTCAGCGATTCGGCCTGGTATTCGGATGTGGTGCTGCCCGAATCGACCTATTTCGAGCGGACGGACTGTATCCAACAGGCCAATGGGCTGAAACCGCAGATGTTTTTGCGCGAACAGGCCATTTCGCCGATGTTTGACACCCGGGAAAGCGCCGTCATTCTCAAACAGCTGGCCGACCGGCTGGGCGTGGGACAGTATTTCCCCTATGAAAACATGGATGAGCTGGTACAGTGGCAACTGGAAGGCACAGGATTTACACGGAACGATTTCCAAAGCAAGGGCTTCGTGGCCTACTGCAAGGATCCGATTTTCTGGGATCGCAAGGATGGTTTGAAACTCAAGACCCCCTCGGGAAAAATCGAGTTCAAGTCCAGTCTGCTCGAAAAGGCCGGATATCCATCGTTCCTTCCCTATGAACCGGTGAACCGTCCCGAGGGCGATCAATTCCGCCTGGTCGTCGGCCGGGTGGCGGCGCATACCCATGTTTCCACGCAAAACAATCCCTACCTTCTCGAGCTGTTTCCCGAAAATACCCTGTGGATCAATGCCAAGCGCGCCACGGCCCTTGGGATCGCGGACGGCCAGCCGGTGGAGGTCGCGTCACGGCGCGGCAATGGCACCATTCGGGCCTATGTGACCGAGATGATCCATCCGGACACGGTCTTTATGGTCCACGGCTTCGGCCATGAAGCCCGGAGAGCGGAACGCTGCTATAATAAAGGTGTGTCCGACAGCGTGCTGCAAGAGAGCATCACCGACCGGGTGGGTGGCAGCCCAGCCTTGCACGACACCTTCGTCACCGTGAAAAAAGCGGCCGCATGA